A stretch of the Fusobacterium varium genome encodes the following:
- the fucA gene encoding fuculose phosphate aldolase produces the protein MKLQTEREKIVKYLNLLIEKGLTKGTGGNISIYNEKEKLVAISPSSVPYNILKPEDIMLVDLDGKVADGNPQYVPSSETGMHLKVYKGREDIKALIHTHSIYCTTISCLREPLKAVDYMLAITGTHEVKCAEYAMFGTPELAENAFEAMRGAKACLLANHGVNVGAIDIENAFAITEYVEFCAELYVKARSIGNPVILSKEEIDRHIAKFGSYCKL, from the coding sequence ATGAAATTACAAACTGAGAGAGAGAAAATTGTAAAATATTTAAATCTTTTAATTGAAAAGGGGTTAACAAAAGGAACAGGGGGAAATATATCTATTTATAATGAAAAAGAAAAGTTAGTGGCAATATCTCCAAGCAGTGTTCCATATAATATTTTGAAGCCTGAAGATATTATGCTTGTAGACTTAGATGGAAAGGTAGCAGATGGAAATCCTCAATATGTACCTTCTTCTGAAACAGGAATGCATTTAAAGGTATATAAAGGAAGAGAGGATATTAAAGCTCTTATTCACACACATTCAATATATTGTACAACAATTTCATGTTTGAGAGAGCCCTTAAAAGCTGTTGACTATATGCTTGCAATAACAGGTACTCATGAAGTGAAATGTGCAGAATATGCAATGTTTGGAACTCCAGAATTAGCAGAAAATGCTTTTGAAGCTATGAGAGGAGCAAAGGCATGTTTGCTAGCAAACCATGGAGTTAATGTGGGAGCAATAGACATAGAAAATGCTTTTGCTATAACAGAATATGTAGAATTTTGTGCAGAACTTTATGTAAAAGCCAGAAGCATAGGCAATCCAGTAATACTTTCTAAAGAAGAGATAGATAGGCATATTGCTAAATTTGGTTCATACTGCAAACTATAA
- a CDS encoding efflux pump periplasmic linker protein translates to MKNRRIKSMILIAASILLISSCGKQQEEEIIIRPVKIMEIKNSDSIEYFSFSGITTPSKETILSFKIAGPLESMNLTQGQIIKKDEILAKMDSRDYKINLEVYKKKYEAAKASADNAVLQYDRAEKLYKADAMTKKNFDAVTAQKKAAVSLLKEAQQGVENAQNKLKDTELRAPFSGYISKKFADAGSVVNAGTPVVSLSADENPEVTISVAIKDTDILKNAVSFIFVPNDSEKKYELKLKEIGKNPEFSKLTYPATFELLDGKDIRMGMSGKVIASIKRDESSPIIIPASALFEDNGSKVYIYDNGVAKARKVKIGNLHSDGNIVILEGLNKNDKVITAGVNTIIDGEKVKLIPEESDTNVGNVL, encoded by the coding sequence ATGAAAAATAGAAGAATAAAATCAATGATTTTGATTGCTGCTTCTATCTTGTTAATTTCTTCATGTGGAAAACAGCAAGAAGAAGAAATAATAATTCGTCCTGTAAAAATCATGGAAATAAAAAATTCTGATAGCATTGAATATTTTTCTTTTTCTGGAATAACTACTCCAAGTAAAGAAACAATTCTATCTTTTAAAATTGCAGGGCCATTGGAAAGTATGAATCTCACTCAGGGGCAAATAATAAAAAAAGATGAGATACTGGCTAAAATGGACAGCAGAGATTATAAAATAAATCTGGAAGTATATAAGAAAAAATATGAAGCTGCAAAAGCTTCAGCTGATAATGCAGTTCTTCAATATGATAGAGCTGAAAAACTTTATAAAGCAGATGCTATGACAAAAAAGAATTTTGATGCAGTAACTGCTCAGAAAAAAGCTGCTGTTTCTCTTTTAAAAGAAGCACAGCAGGGAGTAGAAAATGCTCAAAATAAATTAAAGGATACTGAGCTTAGAGCTCCATTTTCAGGATATATTTCTAAAAAATTTGCTGATGCAGGAAGTGTTGTAAATGCTGGAACACCTGTAGTTTCTCTTTCAGCTGATGAAAATCCAGAAGTAACAATCAGTGTTGCTATTAAAGATACTGATATTTTAAAAAATGCTGTATCATTTATTTTTGTTCCAAATGACAGTGAAAAAAAATATGAATTAAAACTTAAAGAAATTGGAAAAAATCCTGAATTTTCAAAATTGACTTATCCTGCTACTTTTGAATTATTAGATGGAAAAGATATCAGAATGGGAATGAGTGGAAAAGTTATAGCTTCTATAAAAAGAGATGAATCCTCACCTATTATTATTCCTGCATCTGCCCTTTTTGAAGATAACGGAAGTAAAGTATATATTTATGATAATGGTGTAGCAAAAGCAAGAAAAGTTAAAATAGGCAATCTCCATTCTGATGGAAATATAGTAATTCTGGAAGGATTAAATAAAAATGACAAAGTTATCACTGCTGGTGTTAATACTATCATTGATGGAGAAAAGGTAAAACTTATTCCAGAAGAAAGTGATACTAATGTTGGAAATGTCTTATAA
- a CDS encoding putative acetyltransferase: MDKYVIRKGTAGDLDELEKLYDSLNDYLEQNINYPGWRKGLYPVRENAANGIKNENLYIIEINEQIAGTVILSHEPEKAYNKALWKTENNYENIIVIRTFAVHPKFMKNNAGFSLMKFAEKFGKENGMKSIRLDVAIQNTPAISLYEKLGYEYIDTVDLDLNISWLKWFKLYELLL, from the coding sequence ATGGATAAATATGTTATTAGAAAAGGAACTGCAGGTGATTTAGATGAATTAGAAAAATTATATGATTCTTTAAATGACTATCTAGAACAGAATATTAATTATCCTGGTTGGAGAAAAGGATTGTATCCAGTAAGAGAAAATGCTGCCAATGGAATAAAAAATGAAAATTTATATATAATAGAAATAAATGAACAGATTGCAGGAACTGTTATATTGAGCCATGAACCTGAAAAGGCTTATAATAAAGCTCTGTGGAAAACTGAAAATAATTATGAAAATATCATAGTTATACGAACTTTTGCTGTCCATCCAAAATTTATGAAAAATAATGCTGGATTTTCTCTTATGAAGTTTGCAGAAAAATTTGGAAAAGAAAATGGGATGAAATCTATCCGTTTAGATGTTGCTATTCAAAATACTCCTGCCATATCTTTATATGAAAAATTAGGATATGAGTATATTGATACTGTAGATTTAGATCTCAATATATCTTGGCTGAAATGGTTTAAATTATATGAACTTCTCTTGTAA
- a CDS encoding putative acriflavin resistance protein codes for MNIIDYSIKNRTVTLFLTFVIIAGGIFSYVNLGKLEDPEFRVKEAIVVTLYPGADPHQVELQVTDEIESALQQIANVEYIESVSKAGYSEVKIKLNESLKAEVIDQYWDNVRKKINDVQKNLPTGAISSVVLDDYGDVYGMFFAVTSEGYSKEELNRYVNYIKRELHSIPGVSKTAVYGKVDSAVEVVIDREKIDALGINEKLILTSFISQNLPAYSNSIEHGDMKIRVDINEAFNSLEDIENLVIFSKDNLRGGEETVFLKDIAVVKKSFSTPVKSKMRYNMKEAMGLMLSPEVGTNVINTGKAIDKKLDEIKKNLPMGIEIEKVYYQPELVTNAIGQFVNNLVASVVVVVGVLLFTMGMRSGLIIGSGLILSILGTLIYMLAVKMDMQRVSLGSFIIAMGMLVDNAIVVVDGTLTSLEKGENRYEALTKPAKKTAVPLLGATAIAVIAFLPMYLMPTDAGEYISTLFWIMAVSLGLSWILALTQIPVFCDIFLKIDKEKDKNGRKEKFYDLCHKFLEKVLAHKFLSLGIVIGAFLFSMLLFTRLPITFFPDSDKKGFVVNLWLPEGTSLDKTDKVSQIVEKELLKDKDIINVTAAVGSSPSRYYVATIPELQNSSFSQLIISVNKLESVNRIGENIKKFVKENIPDTKIEVRKYVNGIPTKYPVEVRILGPDPYVLRELSKEVMNIMRTVPNAENIQTDWKNKVLTWSPVLSQNIERKNLISPLDVANSLNRATEGMTLGKYKEGTEIMPIVLREKSGGQQLEINNIGQTPVWGLGIKSLPLNRIIEKESLKWEDPEIWRRNRVRAIKVQCDISGGVTAESIRKAVETEVNKLSLPENYKIEWGGEYYEQNKNVAAVFSSLPLQGTIMFSICVLLFATLKDPFIIFAILPLSFIGIAPGLFFTGRSFGFMSIIGAISLSGMMIKNSIVLIDEIKYEINVDKKDPYTAVIDSAVSRIRPVSMASVTTIFGMLPLVFDPLYGDMAITIVFGLTASTMLTLFVVPLLYSLLYKIEKKQ; via the coding sequence ATGAATATAATCGATTACTCGATAAAAAATAGAACAGTTACACTTTTTCTGACATTTGTCATTATAGCAGGAGGAATTTTTTCTTATGTTAACCTTGGAAAATTAGAGGATCCTGAATTTAGAGTAAAAGAGGCTATTGTTGTGACCTTGTACCCTGGAGCTGATCCTCATCAAGTTGAGCTGCAGGTAACAGATGAAATAGAAAGTGCCCTTCAACAAATTGCAAATGTTGAATATATTGAAAGTGTTTCTAAAGCTGGTTATTCAGAAGTTAAAATAAAATTAAATGAATCGTTAAAAGCAGAAGTAATAGATCAGTATTGGGATAATGTAAGAAAAAAAATAAATGATGTTCAAAAAAATCTTCCTACAGGAGCTATTTCTTCAGTAGTTTTAGATGACTATGGGGATGTATATGGAATGTTTTTTGCTGTGACAAGTGAAGGATATTCTAAGGAAGAATTGAATAGGTATGTAAATTATATAAAAAGAGAACTCCATTCTATTCCTGGGGTATCAAAAACTGCTGTCTATGGAAAAGTTGATTCTGCTGTAGAAGTAGTCATTGACAGAGAAAAGATAGACGCTCTTGGAATAAATGAAAAACTTATACTTACTTCTTTTATCTCTCAAAATCTTCCTGCCTACAGTAATTCTATAGAACATGGAGATATGAAAATAAGAGTAGATATCAATGAAGCTTTTAATAGTTTGGAAGATATAGAAAATCTGGTGATTTTTTCTAAAGATAATTTAAGAGGTGGAGAAGAAACTGTTTTCCTGAAAGATATTGCAGTTGTAAAAAAATCTTTTTCAACTCCTGTAAAAAGTAAAATGAGATATAATATGAAAGAAGCTATGGGGCTTATGCTCTCACCAGAGGTGGGAACAAATGTTATAAATACAGGTAAAGCTATTGATAAAAAACTTGATGAAATAAAGAAAAATCTTCCTATGGGAATAGAAATTGAGAAAGTGTATTACCAGCCAGAGCTTGTTACTAATGCTATCGGTCAATTCGTTAATAATCTTGTTGCCTCAGTAGTAGTAGTGGTTGGAGTTCTTTTATTTACAATGGGTATGAGAAGCGGACTCATAATAGGAAGTGGACTTATTCTTTCTATATTAGGAACGTTGATATATATGCTTGCTGTTAAAATGGATATGCAGAGAGTTTCTCTTGGTTCATTTATAATTGCTATGGGAATGCTTGTTGATAATGCTATAGTTGTAGTTGATGGAACACTTACCAGTCTGGAAAAAGGGGAAAATCGATATGAAGCATTAACTAAACCAGCTAAAAAAACTGCTGTTCCTCTGCTTGGGGCAACTGCCATTGCTGTAATAGCATTTCTTCCTATGTATTTAATGCCAACTGATGCTGGAGAATATATTTCCACTCTTTTCTGGATAATGGCTGTTTCCTTAGGTTTAAGCTGGATATTAGCCTTAACTCAAATACCTGTATTCTGTGATATCTTTTTAAAAATAGACAAAGAAAAAGATAAAAATGGGAGAAAAGAAAAATTTTATGATTTATGTCACAAATTTTTAGAAAAAGTTTTAGCACATAAATTTCTTTCTCTGGGAATAGTCATTGGAGCATTTTTATTTTCTATGCTGCTTTTTACAAGACTGCCTATTACCTTTTTCCCTGATTCTGATAAAAAAGGATTTGTTGTAAATTTATGGCTTCCTGAAGGAACTTCACTTGATAAAACAGATAAAGTGAGTCAAATAGTAGAAAAAGAATTGCTTAAAGATAAAGATATAATAAATGTAACAGCAGCAGTTGGATCTTCTCCTTCCAGATACTATGTTGCAACTATTCCAGAGTTACAAAACAGCAGTTTTTCTCAGCTTATTATTTCAGTAAATAAATTAGAGAGTGTAAATAGAATTGGAGAAAATATAAAAAAATTTGTTAAAGAAAATATTCCTGATACTAAAATAGAGGTAAGAAAATATGTAAATGGTATTCCTACTAAATATCCTGTAGAAGTGAGAATACTTGGCCCTGATCCATATGTACTGAGAGAGTTGTCTAAAGAAGTTATGAATATTATGAGAACTGTACCAAATGCAGAAAATATACAGACAGATTGGAAAAATAAAGTTTTGACATGGTCTCCTGTATTATCTCAAAATATTGAAAGAAAAAATCTGATTTCTCCATTAGATGTTGCCAATTCATTAAATAGAGCAACAGAAGGAATGACTCTTGGAAAATATAAAGAGGGAACTGAAATAATGCCAATAGTTCTAAGAGAAAAATCTGGCGGACAGCAGCTTGAAATTAATAATATTGGTCAGACACCAGTATGGGGATTAGGAATAAAAAGTCTTCCTTTAAATAGAATTATTGAAAAAGAAAGTTTAAAATGGGAAGATCCTGAAATCTGGAGAAGGAACAGAGTAAGAGCTATAAAAGTTCAATGTGATATTTCTGGAGGTGTCACTGCTGAAAGTATTAGAAAGGCAGTTGAAACAGAAGTAAATAAATTATCTCTTCCAGAAAATTATAAAATTGAATGGGGCGGAGAATATTATGAGCAGAATAAAAATGTGGCTGCTGTATTCTCTAGTCTTCCATTACAGGGAACTATTATGTTTTCAATATGTGTACTTTTATTCGCAACTCTGAAAGATCCATTTATAATTTTTGCTATACTCCCTCTTTCATTTATAGGAATAGCACCTGGATTATTTTTCACAGGAAGGTCTTTTGGATTCATGTCTATAATAGGAGCTATAAGCCTCAGTGGTATGATGATAAAAAATTCTATTGTTCTTATAGACGAAATAAAATATGAGATAAATGTGGATAAAAAAGACCCCTATACTGCTGTTATTGATTCAGCAGTAAGCAGAATAAGACCAGTTTCCATGGCATCAGTTACAACAATTTTCGGAATGCTGCCTCTTGTATTTGATCCATTATACGGAGATATGGCTATAACAATAGTTTTTGGACTTACAGCTTCAACTATGTTGACACTGTTTGTTGTTCCACTTTTATATTCTTTATTATATAAAATTGAAAAGAAACAATAA
- a CDS encoding PTS sugar transporter subunit IIB, protein MGIFSKFLKNDKTEKAEEKTEIKINTGKKKYKTIIACGSGIATSTMARSKIEKGFEERGILLDVTQCKIGELEGMAKTLKPDFVVHTVVLPKDQKFDCPVFSGVPFLTGVGMKKTLDEIIEAIKK, encoded by the coding sequence ATGGGTATATTTAGCAAGTTTTTAAAAAATGATAAAACAGAGAAAGCAGAAGAAAAAACTGAAATAAAAATAAATACAGGAAAGAAAAAATATAAAACAATCATTGCATGTGGAAGTGGAATTGCTACATCAACAATGGCTAGAAGCAAAATAGAAAAAGGATTTGAGGAGAGAGGGATTCTTTTAGATGTCACTCAATGTAAAATAGGAGAGCTTGAAGGGATGGCCAAAACTTTAAAACCTGACTTTGTAGTACATACAGTAGTTTTGCCAAAGGATCAGAAATTTGATTGCCCTGTCTTTTCAGGGGTACCATTTTTAACTGGAGTTGGAATGAAAAAAACTTTAGATGAAATTATTGAAGCTATAAAAAAATAA
- a CDS encoding outer membrane efflux protein, with protein sequence MKNLILAVYSILIAGCSALNTSDKNAELLDNLSLKEKESKEYIKQYNNILTLETALKLSVDRNLDLKVKILEEEIAKLDKRITFGNFLPKISLGYSYTMLNNKVMGEALDTGIPALPGFPAALEGRLLDKSFSLFNVNAQMPIFVPSTWFLYSARQKGENISVLTRELTEKMIKLQTIGEYYYILALESEREYLSKELASAQELNKNAKVALETESILKWEYEGTEQMVKMKEHALKQNERDLQSAKISLMNNLNLYPFLDIQLQKPSPFTENNISMEEAVYESLKNSDFIKIRDTAADMNEDAVKIAVTNFLPKIVLTGGYINTSNEALADPDFFMGTLGGFFSIFNGFQNVNEYKKARKNQEIAFIRKEQEIMKVIFETVNAYNVLESSKEERDIASKNYIVNKGRFEQKKAEKEVGAIDNWEYIKALADYEQALSIKEKTEYKYQISLSSLNMLMEKSIFTKGEKIYEK encoded by the coding sequence TTGAAAAATTTAATCTTAGCAGTTTACTCTATTTTAATAGCAGGTTGTTCTGCTCTTAATACCTCTGATAAAAATGCTGAATTACTTGATAATCTCTCATTAAAAGAAAAGGAAAGCAAGGAATATATAAAACAATATAATAACATCCTTACTTTAGAAACAGCTTTAAAATTAAGTGTAGATAGGAACCTTGACTTAAAAGTAAAAATTCTTGAAGAGGAAATAGCAAAACTTGATAAAAGGATAACATTTGGCAATTTTCTTCCAAAAATATCATTAGGATACAGTTATACTATGTTAAACAACAAAGTTATGGGTGAAGCTTTAGATACTGGAATACCTGCTCTACCTGGATTTCCTGCAGCATTAGAGGGAAGGCTGCTTGATAAAAGTTTTTCCCTTTTCAATGTCAATGCACAAATGCCTATTTTTGTTCCATCTACATGGTTTTTATATAGTGCCAGACAAAAGGGAGAAAATATCTCTGTTCTTACTAGAGAGCTTACAGAAAAAATGATTAAACTCCAAACGATTGGAGAATATTACTATATTCTTGCTTTAGAATCTGAAAGAGAATATTTATCCAAAGAACTGGCTTCTGCTCAGGAGTTAAATAAAAATGCCAAAGTTGCACTGGAAACTGAAAGTATTCTAAAATGGGAGTATGAAGGAACAGAACAAATGGTCAAAATGAAAGAACATGCTTTGAAGCAAAATGAACGTGATCTTCAAAGTGCAAAAATTTCTTTGATGAATAACCTTAATCTTTATCCATTTTTAGATATCCAGCTGCAAAAACCATCTCCTTTCACAGAAAATAATATTTCTATGGAAGAAGCTGTTTATGAATCTTTAAAAAACAGCGATTTTATAAAAATAAGAGATACTGCTGCGGACATGAATGAGGATGCTGTAAAAATAGCAGTTACAAATTTTCTTCCAAAAATAGTTTTAACTGGAGGATATATAAATACAAGTAATGAAGCTCTAGCTGACCCTGATTTCTTTATGGGTACTCTTGGAGGATTTTTTTCTATATTTAATGGTTTTCAAAATGTAAACGAATATAAGAAAGCCAGAAAAAATCAGGAAATTGCTTTTATTAGAAAAGAACAGGAGATAATGAAAGTTATTTTTGAAACTGTCAATGCATATAATGTGTTGGAAAGTTCTAAAGAAGAAAGAGATATAGCTTCAAAAAATTATATTGTAAATAAAGGAAGATTTGAACAGAAAAAAGCTGAAAAAGAAGTAGGAGCTATTGATAACTGGGAATACATAAAAGCTTTAGCTGATTACGAACAAGCTTTAAGTATAAAAGAAAAAACTGAATATAAGTATCAAATTTCTCTTTCTTCCCTTAATATGCTTATGGAAAAATCTATATTTACAAAAGGAGAAAAGATATATGAAAAATAG
- a CDS encoding PTS sugar transporter subunit IIA, producing the protein MFEKKYIFRLNEKLTRDEALEIVGNKFYHDGIVTAGFVKALQQREKDFPTGMILEKGTNIAISHTDDKYVIKDRIAIIIADNPVIFKSIENGKNDIKCNIFFIMALTKENKNEILSAMADLFENYEDILKKFFVMTDEDILDILL; encoded by the coding sequence ATGTTTGAAAAAAAGTATATATTCAGATTAAATGAAAAACTTACAAGAGATGAGGCACTGGAAATTGTTGGAAATAAATTTTACCATGATGGAATTGTAACAGCAGGTTTTGTAAAAGCATTACAGCAGAGAGAAAAAGATTTTCCAACAGGAATGATTTTGGAAAAAGGGACTAATATAGCTATTTCACATACAGATGATAAATATGTAATAAAAGATAGAATAGCAATAATTATAGCTGATAATCCTGTTATTTTTAAAAGTATAGAAAATGGAAAAAATGATATAAAGTGTAATATATTTTTTATAATGGCATTAACTAAAGAAAATAAAAATGAAATATTATCAGCTATGGCTGATTTGTTTGAAAATTATGAAGATATTTTAAAGAAGTTTTTTGTAATGACAGATGAAGACATATTGGATATTCTTCTATAA
- a CDS encoding putative transcriptional regulator, with amino-acid sequence MFIDNKKIVLLNHLNEGIEKVSEILGISERTIRYRIEDLNEFFIDEKIDYKIVIESRIIKGFGNLEKVIKELEDKNYNFSKSERLEIIFLFLLISSNGCKADEICSLVDISRSTFKIDMRFVRQEFEKKKLKVISKANKGLIILGNEIIIRKLLLEKLKKIFEIENKKLKFFEKISSYEVKIIKNYISSQNIQTVTQYLEKLKIVLNKKISDEAYQILMIYLLIVIKRVKNNLTLEKNLQNQEFIKSTYDFEIVKSNIFILENNENIKMNELEIIKITEFLLGAHTYNFKYSFYENWIYIEKMADDLIKKVSEKINLNILKDNTLRDGLINHLIPTIYRLKNDIELENSIHREIIEQYPILYNEVKTALKKIEDFIGKEFSENETSFFVVHFVLSIKRMAEKSQEKKKILIVCGLGYGTSNLLKQEMEELFDIEVKDLVPLNNLKNIDTSEIDFIITTTDIKKLEVNIPIVKVNSILTKENITDLLTVGIKNRKNRVNIPEIMAIIKKYSSIENEEELEKILAGYFENIENKEIEKFIDLSLKDILPLKNIKITKNAVTWETAIFEAGKILYDNGYIKEKYIFEMIEKIKELGLYMMIGEAIILPHADIGENVIKTGISYLQLIEPVKIGDEMEIKHIFALASCDKNEHIKGLLELKKNIDENNLKEILEKCSTSEEIFNIIENISK; translated from the coding sequence ATGTTTATAGATAATAAAAAAATTGTATTATTAAATCATTTAAACGAGGGTATAGAAAAAGTCTCTGAAATTCTAGGCATATCTGAAAGAACCATAAGATATCGTATAGAAGATTTGAACGAATTTTTTATTGATGAAAAAATTGATTATAAAATAGTTATAGAAAGCAGAATAATAAAAGGGTTTGGAAATCTTGAAAAAGTGATAAAAGAACTTGAAGATAAAAATTACAATTTTTCAAAATCAGAAAGACTGGAAATAATATTTTTATTTTTACTAATTTCGAGTAATGGATGCAAAGCAGATGAAATATGCAGTTTGGTTGATATAAGCAGAAGTACATTTAAAATTGATATGAGATTTGTAAGACAGGAATTTGAAAAAAAGAAATTAAAAGTAATTTCTAAGGCTAATAAAGGTCTTATAATTTTGGGAAATGAAATTATTATTAGAAAACTTCTATTAGAAAAACTAAAAAAGATTTTTGAAATAGAGAATAAAAAATTAAAGTTTTTTGAAAAAATAAGCAGCTATGAAGTCAAGATAATAAAAAACTATATAAGTTCACAAAATATTCAAACAGTAACGCAGTATCTGGAAAAATTAAAGATAGTTTTAAATAAAAAAATTTCAGATGAAGCCTATCAAATTCTTATGATTTATCTTCTTATAGTAATTAAAAGAGTAAAAAATAACTTAACATTAGAAAAAAATTTGCAGAATCAGGAATTTATAAAATCAACTTATGATTTTGAAATTGTTAAAAGCAATATTTTTATCTTAGAAAATAATGAGAATATTAAAATGAATGAATTAGAAATTATTAAAATAACAGAATTTCTCCTAGGAGCACATACTTATAATTTTAAATATTCATTTTATGAAAACTGGATTTATATTGAGAAAATGGCAGATGATCTCATTAAGAAAGTAAGTGAAAAAATAAATTTGAATATATTAAAAGACAATACTTTAAGAGATGGATTGATAAATCACCTTATACCTACAATATACAGATTAAAAAATGATATAGAGCTTGAAAATTCAATTCATAGAGAAATCATAGAACAATATCCAATTCTATATAATGAAGTTAAAACAGCATTAAAAAAAATAGAGGATTTTATAGGAAAAGAATTTTCTGAAAATGAAACATCATTTTTTGTAGTTCATTTTGTACTTTCTATAAAAAGGATGGCTGAAAAATCTCAAGAAAAGAAAAAAATTTTGATAGTATGCGGATTGGGATATGGAACATCTAATCTATTAAAACAGGAAATGGAAGAGCTTTTTGACATTGAAGTAAAAGATTTGGTTCCTTTGAATAATTTAAAGAATATTGACACGAGTGAAATTGATTTTATAATCACTACAACAGATATAAAAAAATTAGAGGTAAATATACCAATAGTTAAGGTAAATTCAATTCTTACAAAAGAAAATATAACTGACTTATTAACAGTTGGAATAAAGAATCGAAAAAACAGAGTAAATATTCCAGAAATAATGGCAATAATTAAAAAATATTCCAGTATAGAGAATGAGGAAGAATTAGAAAAAATTCTGGCAGGTTATTTTGAAAATATTGAAAACAAGGAGATAGAAAAATTTATAGACCTTTCATTAAAAGATATTCTTCCCTTGAAAAATATCAAAATAACAAAAAATGCTGTAACGTGGGAAACTGCCATATTCGAAGCAGGAAAAATACTTTATGACAATGGCTACATAAAAGAAAAATATATTTTTGAAATGATAGAAAAAATAAAAGAGCTTGGTCTATATATGATGATAGGAGAAGCTATAATCCTTCCTCATGCAGATATTGGAGAAAATGTTATTAAAACAGGAATTAGCTATCTGCAATTAATAGAACCAGTAAAGATTGGAGATGAAATGGAAATAAAACACATTTTTGCTCTGGCAAGCTGTGATAAGAATGAACATATAAAAGGTCTGCTTGAATTGAAAAAGAATATTGATGAAAATAACCTGAAAGAAATTTTAGAAAAATGTAGTACATCAGAAGAAATTTTTAACATAATTGAAAATATTAGTAAATAA